The genomic interval ATTTTCCTTGTTTATATGCTTCACGAAGTCTTTTCTTCCTCCTTTTCATGTCACTTAACCATTGGATTGGATGTCACTTTTGTTAGGATGGTTAGACGACTGTATGTAGCctaataaagtgttttttttaaacgaaagcGGTTTAGTGGGTCTCCCATTGCGTGTAGACATATTCTTTTTGACGGGTTTACGAGTTATCCGAAATGACGCAAGGGAATAGACATTAATACCAAAACCCAGTCTTAAACTTGTCGGTAATTTTAtgtaacgaaaagcgccgttaggttacaGACCAACCAATCTCGCCGCGCTGACGCGGACGTATCGGTATGGCCAGatgtttttcgtaaatgcgtaaaagggatattgaagtcgtaattgtacgtccagtttataaaaataaatgcgtaaaccttcattaaaaagctgtatttacggctgtacggcccttatctggagctctgttaccaagtttcatgataagtTCTTATGTACCCTAAATATAATAGCACTATTTTGTTTTCatcttatttttatcaaaagtCACCTGACATTTGAACTGTGCAAAAaggaaaactacttgaattagagagcggacactgaatacggatcgaccgactgaccgaccgacagacagacaagctcactcctataaaCCCCaataaacttcgtttgtgggggtataattaaatgATTATGCATTATGCTATTATCACTTTTAATAAGTCTACCAAATTTCATAATCACATTTGATGTAAATTTCAAGGTATTTCGCATTTTGTGACTGACAGATTGGTGAATAGAGAAAGAGATTTATAGATGATCAAACGGCGAGATACAGTCAAATGTGCATCGGACATTTCATGATCATATTCTATGATGTTTTTGGGACATAAAAAAATAGGTTTCAATTATATCTTTAGATATAGTATCCTTTAACCTATTTTGGAAACGAAAATGATTCCTGCATTGCCTTTTACAAGTACGGAATACCAAAGCTTGCCAAATAATCTTTAAGAAATCGTGACATTCAGTACAAGAGTGTACTAAGCCTACCTCTTCCATAGTCAGCTGATAAAACATGGACATTTCACCATCTCCACTCTTTGGCACAAAGTCAGGGGACACCTCAAGGTCATACACAAACTCGGTCTCTGGAAGAATTCCTCGCTTATCTTTGTAGCAGTAGCTGAAATTTTACATCAGAGTAGTCCATATAAATGTTTTCCCAGATAAATAATGTTAAAGCACAATAAGCAAGGTGCACAATTCTCCCTAATGTTTCTTTTacaaattgtgcttttaaaaaaCAGTGTTTGCTTCTCTTATCACAAGCATTATGTTTTATgtcaaaagatttcaattttaaaacaagagggcctgaaaggcccaaagtcgctcacctgagataacaagatactattgggacaaatcttctgaccaagtttcatgaagatcggaaaataaatgtggcctctagagtgtcaacaaggttttactatagccatataaggaaaaatgccctgccccctggcagccatgtttttcatccaacaggcatcatttgaatatgtccaagatattatcgggatgaatcttctgaccaagtttcatgaagatcggactgtaattgtggcctctagagtgtttacaagattttactatagccatataaggaaaaatgccccgccccttggaagccatgtttttcaagcaaacataattattttctaactcatccaagatatcattgagaccaatcttctgactaaatttcatgaagattggacaataaatgtggcctctagagtgttaacaaggcaaatgttgacgccgcacaatgcacaagggacaaaaggcgatcacaaaagctcaccatgagcacgttgtgctcagatgagctaaaaatcacaaCCTTGCACAGATGCATATCTTATCTTTGCATATAGATTTTCATGGTTTATCAGTGCTTATTTCGCTTCACATCTTCATTTCAAATGTATTGAACAACatgaacaagattttactatagccatataaggaaaaatgccccatttTTTTcacgcaaacataattattttcgatctcatccaagatatcattgagacaaatcttctgaccaaatttcatgaagattggacaataaatgtggcctctagattgttaacaaggttttactatagccatataaggaaaaatgccccgcccctggtggccatgtatttaaagcaaccaaaaccattttcgaactcatccaagatatcattgggacaaatcttctgaccaagtttcatgatgatcggaaaataaaagtgaaccccccccccccccccccccaagatattattgggatgaatcttctgaccgagtttcaagAAGATCGAAttataaatgtagcctctagagtgttaacaagattttactatagccttataaagccatataaggaaaaatgccccgccccttggcagccatgtttttcaagcaaacctaaccattttcgaactcatccaagatatcattgaaacaagtcttctgaccaaatttaatgaagatctggatataaatgtggcctctagagtgtaaacaaggttttactatagccatataaggaaaaatgccctgccccctggcggccatgtttttttcaatcaaccggcattATATTCGgcctcgtccaagatattattgggatgaatcttctgaccaagtttcatgaagatcagacaattaatgtggcgtctagagtgttaacaagattttactatagccatatatagccatataaggaaaaatgcccctcccctaggcagccatgtttttcaagcaaaagtaaccattttcaaactcatccaagatatcattgaaaccaatcttctgaccaaatttcatgaagattggacaataaatgtggcatctagatagtgaacaaggcaaatgttgacgtcgcacaatggacaacggacaaaaggcgatcacaaaagctcaccatgagcacgttgtgctcaggtgagctaaaaaggaaaaaaaaattttttgggggggggggggtgggggcagggattctgggttgggacgtggggtattgtttgggtggaatccattgtggtattcatttaagtgttgttttgtcaaagtattaataaaaccggatcttaaataaagaagttatggcaatttaactaaaatttattctcttgaccttgagagtcaaggtcattcaaaggtcaaggtcaaattgaacttccaaggtacagtaccctcatgatagtaagaaaatatttgaagtttgaaagcaatagctttgatactttagaagtcaagtggatcttaacacaaaatttaacaaaatgttcagttacttagacaaaaaagggccataattcttacaaaatgcttgatacagttgtctgctcttgtttatacattggggtcatgttggtaaagaagtttgcaaaatatgaaagcaatttgtcaagacacattgacaatatttgaggtggtacgcaaacattaacatatttttatcaataatatgcatattttaaatggaaaaagggccataattcttacaaaatgcttgatacagtagtctgctcttgtttatagattggggtcatgttggttaagaagtttgcaaaatatgaaagcaatttgtcaagggacattgacaatatttgaggtggtacacaaactttaacatagatttatcaataatatgcatattcaaagtgaaaaaagggccataattcttacaaaatgcttgatacagttgtctgatcttgtttataggtttgggccATGTacgttggtaaagaagtatgcaaaatattaaagcaatatgtcaagggacataggaaatatttggggtggtacgcaaacttttgtACATTTGCACACTCACGCCGATGCtgaggtgagtaggatagctccactataaatatttcatgtataatagtcgagctaaaaagccAGAGCCAAGCGGTGTAACACCAAAACAAAAACCCGGAGCAAAGTGTTGTCCACTACCTGATGGTGCCTGCAGGTGTGAGCCGCTGCAACGTCTCGTCGTCCACACAGGCTTCCTCCTCACACTCCTTACGGGCGCACTCCAGAATGCCCAGGCCAGATGCAAGGCCCCCTGCACACTGCACACATTAAAGTACACAACACTGATAGTTTCTTGTAGAAGTGATGGTGATGagtcaaacaagagggccatgatggccctgaatcgctccccttttcattaagattggatgaaaactgtgacctttactgtccacacaagtttttttttaaactttgacatagtgacctagtttttgaccctagatgacccaaatttgatcccaacccagattttaacaagacaaatattctaaccatatttcattaaaatctgatgaaaactgtgacctttattgtctacacaaggtttttctatgatttaacctagtgacctagtttctgacccaagatgacccaaatacaatcccaatccagatttcatcaggataaacattctgaccaaatttcataaagattggatgaaaactgtgacctctattgtctacacaaggtttttctattatttgatatagtgacctagtttttgaccccagatgacccaaatacaatcccaacccagatttcatcaggattaacattctgaccaaatttcataaagattggatgaaaactgtgacctctattgtctacacaaggtttttctattatttgatatagtgacctagtttttgaccccagatgacccaaatacaatcccaacccagatttcatcaagataaacattccgaccaaatttcataaagattggataaaaaactgtgacctctactgtcttcacaaacaaattgttgacagacacacgcacgcacgaccgacaccggacatcacacgatcacataagctcaccctGTCACTTCGTtacaggtgagctaataaaactaGGGAAAAATATAacttacatgtataatataataaatttcagTGCATTtcctatttttttttgtaattttctattGATTAATCAAAACTGGGACTTCAAATACTAAGATAAACAGAACACCATGTGAgcgttaaccctttaccactgagatacgttttttttaacgcatttgtagtcccttggaaagctaaatttaataaaagatttttcttactaatttcaagttttaaaggcttcatttccaagactaagatactggtgagcagagttactcgcaggctgttctggttttatgatgtttgcgcATAGCCATTTTGACtgtgcttctgagagggaaagggttgaATTAGGATTGAAAGGCACCCACCATGTTATCCAGCATGTTGGGATAGGTGGGCTTGGTTGGCGATCTTCGCCCGACCCACATCATCATCTTCCCATCCCGGTATGTGTACCCATTGATGTGTACGCCATACTGGATAAAACCAAAAAGGGCTGCAAGGCACAAACAGGGCTAAATCAAATACCAACCTTGCTGCAAGTCTTACTGCCTGTTACAGGGCATCACCGCCACATGTTTTAgctttatataaaatttatgaaATGCCTGTAAGGTTTAAGAAAATTTCACCCATTCTCTAAGTAgcattttataattcaaaatacTAAACAACTCaaagtgtaaaaaaaacaaaataatcaactTATCACTAACAGGTAAAAGTTGTGATTATTAAGAAGAATTTTAATATgtactttaattaaataaaatatgcaaaacaaacaAGTAAGATAACACTGTACGATTTTTAACTATGTGctcatttactttaaaaaaagttagTGATGACAttgtacattttttgtaaatcattaatacatgtatgtcagtCATTTAAGAGACTTCGGCTGAGTTAGGGATTGGGAACAAAAAAGTACCTCTGCTCTACCAAAATGATTTTGCATAAGCAAATCACTACACCCCACCATTGTTTACCCGCGTCATATGGAGCCAATGAAGCTCCAGACCAACCTGTGCACTTGCCCAGCCTTGTCAGAGCTTCCCTGCCTGCCATAGTCAAGCAAGGCTAAGTGGCCTTACTAGCAGACGCCGATAGGCTACCTCCAAACCAGCCTATGCAAATTTGCACACTGATCTGGTGCTGTCCTGGCCTCATATggcgtaagacccatttttgtatgTCAAGGGTCTTTTAACAGAATGCATAGTACCTGAAAATCTTCCATTTTCTatcaaattcttattttaaatactgTTAATGAAAACAgctttatgcaaaataaaaataatttgccACAAAAACACCTCATACCACATCCAGATCTCTCTACATGGCAGAGTGGTGGGTCCTTCTTTCTGAAGTACACACCATATGTCTGAAACAATACAAGACCGGAAGTGACCACTTGTCGCCATGAAAAGGGTTCAGTGGTAAATTATACTTCCACTTCGCCTGGGGAAGTGAAATAAGTATTTTATCTATCTGCTGGCAGCATGTCTTTCTCAGACTGCTtaacaataaatcaatacaaatttatatatttatattagggacaattttacataataatacaattttcttttgttttaaaatattaacatataaaaaCACGAGACTATTAAACTAGAGGTGACAGAAAAATTTGTTAAACTTTAAAAGAAACTATTCATAAGTGGCCCAGGCAAAATATTATCCATTCCTAGATTCTAGCAAATTTGAGATATATTAAGGAGGTAATAAAGTTATctactaattttatttgtaaccatgaaatctaaaagtaaaacacTCCCCCTAACCATTTAAGTCCTGATAGCTATGACATAGTACTTTTTCTATTTTGGAGAAATGCAAGCAGCAGCCCATATAAGaaagaatgtattttttactttgtgACATCTCAAACTGATTAAATGGAAAAACAATACTTTGTTTATTCTGTTTATTTAGCTATTCTTAACCTTTCCAGTGTTATGTTCTAATTTATATTGTAGTTATATTTCACACCCCGAAAGGATCATAATACATTTCTTAACATATAATCCCTCACTTTTTAAAGTGATGCCAAACAgataaaacaatttataatgacAAGGTTGATGTTTTTGTGATAAATCATTAAATGTCAAATAGATCGAATTGCTGCCACTTTATGAGGAAACATGACATTATATTTGTAGGCCTTAGGTTTTATTAACTTCCACTTGTAAAAAAACCTACATGTAATTGCAAGCTATGAATACCTAATTGGAAGCTATGAATACCTCATTTAAGCTACGAATACCTCATATGAAGATATTAAAACATCATTTGAAATTTTAATACCTCATTTGAAGCTATGAATACCGCATTGGAAGCAATGAATACCTCTTTGGAAGCTATGAATATTAGATATGAAAACCTCAAGTGAAGCTATAATTACCTCATTCCTCCATCCTCTTAAACTGAAAAACTTGTCTTTTTCCCTCATGTCAAGGAGCACTTTGTTGAAAGCCTCGGTTTTGTCTTCCGGGGTGGTGAACCTCTCATCGAGATATACTGCCTTGTGCACCTAGGCAAGAAAAAGAGTGCTTTAATTCTAAAATATCTATGACATTTTAATCTGACTGATAAATTTTGCAGAGTAATTATATATGTTAAGTTTTGTGCACATCAGattcaaaatgttcaattttgcaGATAAATTATTCATGTTTAGTTTTGTGCGCATCAGattcaaaatgttcaattttgcaGAGAAATTATTCATGTTCAGTATTGTGCACATCAGATTCAAAATGTGGAACTTTcaaagttgaaaaaaaacatgatcaTTAGACTGTATGACTACCAAACTCaagaatttaacaaatataacttTGATGGAAGCATATTAAAGCAAATATACAATTGCAATGTCAACATGTTGTTCTTGCTATCAAACcaacatatgaaaataaagaagaatgttaaataaaatcaataagcATTATTTGAATAGTATCATCACTAAAAtgtaaatgtcaatgaaattaaTAACTAGCAAGTTAAGGCCGATACCAACTCAATAATTAGTATTTGTTGTAGACCCAAAATTTTGTCTatgtgttgtatgaacaaatctgcacagacCAATGCTGATTTCTCTCCAATGTAAAATGTACATGACCTGTGTACATGATATTACTGCGGTACAGCGGAAAATCATGAGAAATTTGATAAAACTcctcttttgtttattttctggtACTACTACATCAGGTTCTgaactttaattttattgttttattcatcATGATTTATTCACTTATTGCGAAAACAAAACAGTATGATCCTATACACTTTCTTTAATATcaaatgaacatacatgtaaaagATTATTCTTGTTTAAATAGTAGCAAGATTATTTTAACacattaaacaagaaaccgtcggagacgggtgatgctctccaaagttttttttttagcACTTTAtggcactatatattcagataagaggaaacgtcttgaggggcataactttggacaaaataacacgatggatggtttagcaacttaaaaatttcaaagggccataactctcaaaataaatcatctaaccagaacccacaaataacatgcgcatctcctcaaggtagttaagcttcccataaagcttcattgaattccagtcagtagttggggggaaatagcccggacaagaattgcactatatgtacagtttatagaaaatttcaaagggccataactctgtgaaaaatcatccgaccagaaccggctgataatatgcacatctcctcttggtagtgaagcttcccataaagtttaattgaattccggtcattaattgctgagaaatagcctggacaaaaattgtgcacggacggacacacgcacggacagaccaagcggtgactatatgctcccccaaattttttggggggagcaaaAAAATAATATCCCAAAATAAAATCCTTACATTCAGCAGTTTCAGCTTCAAGATTTTAGTGTACATGTATGATGTACCTAGCttaaattggataaaaactactgtgggaaacaaaatacaaaagatCTAGATCATGTGTGAATTTTGAAACAAGAAAAGCTTTCCCACAGGCAGAGACAAATGTTACTTGTATGACATTTTATTGGTGCCTATTCATTCTTTATAGACACATCATCAGGGCTATGAAACAACCAGCTTGTTGAAGATTTCACACATGTGCATTAAGCAATATGAACCAGCAGTAagacatttacatgtacatataagaCTGTATGTGAAACAAAACTAACCAAGACATATCTCAAGTACTGGTTGGCACTTTATCAATTGTGAAACTGCACCATTCCAGTAAATAGCAGATATATacacaaggatatcagtaaaactgctGAATTCTCCCCAGATGCTTTGTCTGAAGTGAGAAAGGCAGAATTattatgggctgtgctctgtgaaaagggggtttaatgcatgtgcagtccgcacaggctaatcaaggacgacactttccgcctaaacttgatttttgataagaagagactttctacaaatgaaaaatatcatgaaagcgtaaagtgttgtccatgataagctTGTGccagctgcacaggctaatcttggacagcactttacacacatgcattaaagccctttttcacagagcacggcccatataatgATTGAAATCACTATTGTTTATTTCAAGACTAGATTAACATAAAAATAGTATGCAAACATGCTGAATTATTCCAAATACAATATGAATATGTGGATGAGGAAATATTGGTCTTCAAGCGCTCACCCTAGTTCACAGTACACcaaatgagttgcgttctgagaaaactgggcataatgcatgtgcgtaaagtgtcgtcccagattagcgtgtgtagtttgctcaggctaatcagggacgacactttccaccttaattggatttttgctaagaagagacttcatttatacgaaaaatgtcataaaagcggaaaatgtcgtctctgattagcctgtgcagattgcacaggctaatcttctgg from Dreissena polymorpha isolate Duluth1 chromosome 1, UMN_Dpol_1.0, whole genome shotgun sequence carries:
- the LOC127873201 gene encoding uncharacterized protein LOC127873201 isoform X2 — encoded protein: MREKDKFFSLRGWRNETYGVYFRKKDPPLCHVERSGCALFGFIQYGVHINGYTYRDGKMMMWVGRRSPTKPTYPNMLDNMCAGGLASGLGILECARKECEEEACVDDETLQRLTPAGTISYCYKDKRGILPETEFVYDLEVSPDFVPKSGDGEMSMFYQLTMEEVQQKIIAEEFKPNCALVIVDFMVRHGLLTPDEEPYYSYIIERMHVNIQPPL
- the LOC127873201 gene encoding uncharacterized protein LOC127873201 isoform X1, with the translated sequence MEYNKKFSEALLHLVQRINNFDFYGAFKRLGCIPFYIDGKRVGIISPEVFKELETYPDVFKVVETSPNNHNHVKYMNMVHKAVYLDERFTTPEDKTEAFNKVLLDMREKDKFFSLRGWRNETYGVYFRKKDPPLCHVERSGCALFGFIQYGVHINGYTYRDGKMMMWVGRRSPTKPTYPNMLDNMCAGGLASGLGILECARKECEEEACVDDETLQRLTPAGTISYCYKDKRGILPETEFVYDLEVSPDFVPKSGDGEMSMFYQLTMEEVQQKIIAEEFKPNCALVIVDFMVRHGLLTPDEEPYYSYIIERMHVNIQPPL